From Shewanella psychrophila, a single genomic window includes:
- a CDS encoding ISAs1 family transposase, producing the protein MYIESFKEHFGAIDDHRQSAKITYPLFDILFGSLCAVIAGSNGWFDIREYILGHHHWFKTQKMFTGGIPTDDTIARTISVINPDSFNECFLAWMQSVHQLTNGEVIAIDGKTLRGSYNRDDRNSTIHMISAYASANKLVLGQLKSDQKSNEITAIPELLKMLDLRGALVTIDAMGCQTAIAKAIIDKGGDYLLAVKSNQGHLAKAVNQAFSQHRSAGLSNDDFNIETGHGRIENRTCYVLNSAELEGDFSRWEALKCIVMVESFRAVKGKAISLEYRYYISSKELSAEQALSATREHWGIESMHWVLDVNMNEDTCQIYKNNGAENLAYLRHMALNMLRKEPTKLSIVGKQKRCLMNPQHLEKVLLAGLCSSTKK; encoded by the coding sequence ATGTATATTGAATCATTCAAAGAGCATTTTGGCGCGATTGACGACCACCGCCAAAGTGCAAAAATCACCTATCCATTGTTCGATATATTGTTCGGTTCTCTTTGCGCTGTTATTGCAGGTTCGAATGGTTGGTTCGATATCCGAGAATACATTCTTGGTCACCACCATTGGTTCAAAACGCAAAAAATGTTTACAGGCGGGATCCCTACTGACGATACAATTGCTAGAACAATTTCTGTGATTAATCCTGATAGTTTTAACGAGTGTTTTCTAGCATGGATGCAATCGGTTCACCAGCTAACTAATGGGGAAGTCATTGCGATTGATGGAAAAACGCTACGCGGCTCATATAATCGTGATGACCGAAACAGCACTATTCATATGATAAGTGCTTATGCTTCAGCAAATAAGCTGGTACTTGGTCAATTAAAATCAGACCAAAAAAGTAATGAAATTACGGCAATCCCAGAGCTTTTAAAAATGCTAGATCTACGCGGAGCGCTAGTGACAATCGATGCTATGGGCTGTCAAACGGCTATTGCTAAAGCGATCATCGACAAAGGTGGTGATTACCTACTGGCTGTAAAAAGCAATCAAGGCCACTTAGCTAAAGCGGTAAATCAAGCTTTTAGTCAGCATCGTTCAGCAGGCTTAAGTAATGATGATTTCAATATAGAAACAGGCCATGGTCGTATTGAAAATCGAACGTGCTATGTTTTAAATTCGGCTGAACTCGAAGGTGATTTCTCACGCTGGGAAGCACTCAAATGCATTGTTATGGTTGAAAGTTTTAGGGCGGTTAAAGGTAAGGCGATAAGCCTTGAATATCGTTACTATATTAGTTCGAAAGAGTTATCAGCAGAGCAAGCCTTAAGTGCTACTCGTGAACATTGGGGTATCGAGTCAATGCACTGGGTCTTGGATGTCAACATGAACGAAGATACATGCCAGATATACAAAAATAACGGCGCTGAAAATCTAGCTTACTTGAGGCATATGGCTCTCAACATGCTTAGAAAAGAACCGACCAAACTCAGCATCGTTGGTAAACAAAAGCGCTGCTTAATGAATCCTCAACATCTAGAGAAAGTTTTACTCGCTGGATTATGTAGCTCGACTAAAAAATAA
- a CDS encoding IS5 family transposase translates to MGKAKRKMTNWSQYNKALINRGSLTFWIDEHAISSWCCSEHHGRRGRGYIYSDVAIETALVVKGVFNLSLRALEGFTTSVFQLMNVPLTSPSYSCISKRAKTVNIKYRSPSRGSVAHVVIDSTGLKVYGEGEWKTRKYGKEKRRTWRKLHLAVDANTHEVVAAEVTLVNVADNEVLPTLIKPLRRQIKQVSADGAYDTKACHKLLQRKGCKPTIPPRSSAGFWEDGHPRNEAVRALKNNELAQWKKENDYHLRSLSETAMYRYKQLISPKLSLRDYNAQVGEALAGVKAMNKVIRLGMPVRKQAA, encoded by the coding sequence ATGGGTAAAGCTAAGCGTAAAATGACCAATTGGTCTCAGTACAACAAGGCATTGATTAATCGAGGGTCCTTGACCTTTTGGATTGATGAGCACGCCATTAGCTCTTGGTGTTGCTCTGAACATCACGGCCGCCGTGGCCGTGGGTATATTTACTCTGATGTTGCTATTGAAACTGCATTGGTTGTTAAAGGTGTATTCAACTTATCACTGAGAGCACTAGAAGGTTTCACTACCTCGGTTTTCCAGCTTATGAATGTGCCACTAACCTCACCAAGCTATAGCTGCATTAGCAAACGTGCCAAGACCGTAAATATCAAATATCGCTCACCGAGTCGTGGCTCTGTGGCACATGTAGTGATTGATTCAACGGGCCTCAAAGTTTACGGCGAGGGAGAATGGAAGACTCGAAAGTATGGTAAAGAAAAGCGTCGTACCTGGCGTAAGTTACACCTCGCAGTAGATGCTAATACGCATGAAGTCGTAGCAGCAGAAGTCACTCTGGTTAACGTTGCTGATAATGAAGTGTTACCCACATTAATCAAGCCGTTAAGAAGACAGATTAAACAAGTTTCTGCTGATGGAGCATACGACACCAAAGCGTGTCACAAACTCCTTCAGCGTAAAGGTTGCAAACCCACTATCCCACCAAGAAGCAGTGCTGGGTTTTGGGAGGATGGGCACCCTCGAAACGAGGCTGTGAGAGCCCTCAAAAATAATGAGTTAGCGCAATGGAAGAAGGAAAATGACTATCACTTACGGTCACTATCTGAAACAGCAATGTACCGATATAAGCAACTAATTAGTCCGAAACTTAGCCTACGAGATTATAATGCTCAAGTAGGTGAAGCGCTGGCAGGTGTAAAGGCAATGAACAAAGTCATAAGACTAGGAATGCCAGTTAGGAAACAGGCTGCCTAG
- a CDS encoding helix-turn-helix domain-containing protein codes for MNITINLDVMMAKRKMRLKDLSLLVGVTEQNLSILKNGKAKAIRFSTLEKICEVLDCQPGDILVYEPKSEIDSYA; via the coding sequence ATGAACATTACGATTAATCTTGATGTGATGATGGCCAAACGGAAAATGCGTTTGAAAGATCTTTCTCTGCTAGTTGGTGTGACTGAGCAAAACTTATCAATCCTCAAAAATGGCAAAGCGAAAGCAATACGTTTCAGTACTCTCGAAAAGATTTGTGAAGTACTAGATTGTCAGCCTGGGGATATTTTAGTTTACGAACCGAAATCAGAAATTGACTCATATGCCTAA
- a CDS encoding DUF2975 domain-containing protein produces MQKIQTYSHRIRLILQFLMVLLPIMNLCFWLSVQSENDFLVSMGIIQLGYDIASFTQEPLTMSTRLWAFLASMLPCGILVYALGILVKLFKSYEKAEVFTVNTAKYFQKLGFVFFYWAIGSFVYSGLISVELSFNNPPSERMLALSFVGLDAMSILCGFIVLTIAWVMKEAQQITDEHQHTI; encoded by the coding sequence ATGCAAAAAATTCAAACTTACAGCCACCGAATTCGATTAATCCTTCAATTTCTAATGGTACTATTACCTATTATGAATTTGTGTTTCTGGCTATCTGTCCAATCGGAAAATGACTTCCTGGTGTCGATGGGTATCATTCAACTTGGGTACGATATTGCTTCATTCACACAAGAACCGTTAACGATGTCGACACGACTATGGGCCTTTTTAGCCAGTATGCTGCCATGTGGCATCTTGGTTTATGCGTTGGGTATTTTGGTCAAATTGTTTAAGAGCTATGAAAAAGCCGAAGTGTTTACGGTAAATACTGCCAAGTATTTCCAAAAGCTGGGTTTTGTCTTCTTTTACTGGGCAATAGGTAGTTTTGTTTACAGCGGCCTGATCTCTGTCGAGCTGAGCTTTAATAATCCCCCTAGCGAGCGAATGCTAGCACTTTCTTTTGTTGGCTTAGATGCCATGTCTATACTTTGCGGTTTCATTGTTCTAACTATTGCTTGGGTTATGAAAGAAGCCCAGCAAATCACTGATGAACATCAACATACCATTTAA
- the rhtB gene encoding homoserine/homoserine lactone efflux protein, which produces MNFDLWLAFLMACIILAISPGAGAVNTMSITIKYGLRGSLISNLGLQVGNIVNIAVVGAGLGVLLAQSDAMFFAIKWVGVFYLIYLGVQKFRESTNYCTGLENRHGTSIWKVFSQSIFVNITNPKSIVFLVALLPQFIDPTAPHLHQMLILGSTLVFVDMTVMVGYALMASRVAHLVRSRRHVMIQNRIFGSMFIGAGTLLAVVSRN; this is translated from the coding sequence ATGAACTTTGATTTATGGTTGGCATTTTTAATGGCCTGCATAATATTGGCGATATCCCCTGGTGCTGGGGCGGTTAATACGATGTCTATAACGATTAAATATGGCCTTAGGGGGAGCTTAATCTCTAACCTTGGGTTACAGGTTGGGAATATAGTTAATATTGCCGTCGTTGGGGCGGGGCTCGGTGTATTGCTCGCTCAGTCTGATGCGATGTTTTTTGCAATTAAGTGGGTTGGTGTTTTCTATTTGATCTATCTGGGAGTCCAGAAATTCAGAGAAAGCACCAACTACTGCACTGGATTAGAAAATCGACATGGTACAAGCATATGGAAAGTGTTTAGCCAGTCAATCTTTGTCAATATTACCAACCCTAAAAGCATCGTTTTTCTGGTGGCATTGTTACCTCAGTTTATCGATCCAACAGCTCCACATTTACATCAAATGCTGATCCTTGGCAGCACGTTGGTCTTCGTTGATATGACGGTAATGGTGGGATATGCACTAATGGCTTCCAGAGTTGCTCATTTAGTACGGAGCAGACGCCACGTGATGATTCAAAACAGAATTTTTGGCAGTATGTTTATTGGCGCCGGAACTTTACTGGCGGTGGTTAGCAGAAATTAA
- a CDS encoding serine/threonine dehydratase: MFDAKDIKTVYERIQPHIKATPLLTNEYINDLLNANIFFKFEGAQATGSFKLRGALNALLTLQEQGRTPEQVVTFSSGNHAQAVAYACQKLDIPATIYIPKTASDFKIKMTRYLGANVVVTDNRKEAEVLSQQLAAQGATFIHPYDNHSVVLGQGTSCYEVLLEGLQPEAIFAPIGGGGLISGTLLAAQLLSPSSRIIGGEPLLANDAYQSYHKGEIVGFSLSPETIADGARTLEVSERTFHQIKQLDDIMLASEEEILLWTRTLFSHLKVTVEPTSAVAMVACKKWLDNQASNKRQTLLVILSGGNMDADTFKAIWK, from the coding sequence ATGTTTGATGCCAAAGATATTAAAACCGTCTACGAGCGAATTCAGCCACACATTAAGGCTACGCCTTTACTGACAAACGAATACATTAACGATCTACTTAATGCGAATATATTCTTTAAATTTGAAGGTGCACAGGCAACGGGCTCCTTCAAACTCAGAGGTGCATTAAATGCCTTGTTAACCTTACAGGAGCAGGGGCGAACACCAGAGCAAGTCGTTACGTTCAGTTCAGGGAATCATGCCCAAGCTGTGGCATATGCTTGCCAAAAGCTAGATATTCCAGCAACAATATATATTCCCAAAACAGCCTCAGATTTCAAGATAAAGATGACACGATATCTAGGAGCTAATGTGGTTGTTACTGATAATAGAAAAGAAGCAGAAGTGTTGTCTCAGCAGCTTGCAGCTCAAGGGGCTACATTTATTCACCCTTATGACAACCATTCAGTGGTACTTGGTCAGGGGACCAGCTGTTACGAGGTTTTGTTGGAAGGGCTACAACCTGAAGCTATTTTTGCGCCAATTGGTGGAGGTGGCTTAATCAGCGGTACTCTTCTAGCTGCCCAGCTGCTTTCTCCTTCGTCCCGAATTATTGGGGGTGAACCTCTGCTAGCAAATGATGCCTATCAGAGCTATCACAAAGGGGAGATAGTCGGGTTCAGCCTGTCTCCTGAAACAATCGCTGATGGTGCCCGGACACTTGAAGTTTCAGAGCGTACTTTTCACCAGATCAAGCAGCTCGATGACATTATGTTGGCAAGTGAAGAGGAGATACTACTCTGGACAAGAACGCTTTTCTCTCACCTTAAGGTGACCGTCGAGCCAACGAGCGCTGTGGCGATGGTTGCTTGCAAAAAATGGCTAGATAACCAAGCCAGCAATAAGCGCCAGACTCTCCTAGTGATCCTCTCTGGAGGAAATATGGATGCAGACACTTTTAAGGCTATTTGGAAATAA
- a CDS encoding RidA family protein, whose product MLSTQIKESDLTILNRPSGRYASYKLVDDHLYVSGQTVRINSEVAIYDRLGKELNVECGQLAAKLCAINIINQVYEACNGDLTRIKSVSN is encoded by the coding sequence ATGCTCAGTACTCAAATAAAAGAATCTGATCTCACGATACTAAATCGACCCTCAGGCCGTTATGCAAGCTATAAACTTGTCGACGATCACTTATATGTTTCCGGTCAGACGGTCCGTATTAATAGTGAGGTTGCCATCTACGACAGGCTAGGAAAAGAGCTGAACGTGGAGTGTGGACAGCTCGCAGCCAAATTGTGTGCAATCAATATTATTAATCAGGTTTATGAAGCCTGTAATGGGGATCTGACCCGAATAAAATCAGTGTCAAATTGA
- a CDS encoding LysR family transcriptional regulator encodes MDTRFLDSLIAVAEEGSIAGAARAQLITAAAVSQRIQALEREFKCKLFSRAGNTVQPTDACLTIIPKAKSLVREARDLIEIVQDSGLNGTLRIGANSTSLTAFIPATLKSIRASVPEAKFHITPGNSIDLYRSLINGDIDAAIMVMPPSAIPKSLRYWVLRDEPLALLHHKSIKGTLTDILDNKPYIRYDPSCWGGQMPELFMVEKGMTKNTIFDLDSLEAIAQLVSEEVGVSMVPIWAGLELFDETITTLPIPDKKYHRKMVLMSAYHPRQPRLLELFMKHLGELDSVDLQKDL; translated from the coding sequence ATGGATACTCGGTTTCTTGATAGTCTGATAGCCGTTGCAGAGGAAGGGTCTATTGCCGGTGCAGCAAGGGCACAACTGATAACCGCAGCTGCAGTCAGCCAAAGAATTCAGGCGCTTGAACGAGAGTTTAAATGTAAGTTATTCAGCAGGGCTGGAAACACGGTACAGCCAACGGATGCTTGTTTAACGATTATTCCAAAGGCTAAATCCCTAGTCAGGGAGGCTCGTGATCTAATTGAAATAGTTCAAGATTCAGGGCTCAATGGCACATTAAGGATCGGGGCGAACTCGACCTCCTTGACTGCTTTTATTCCAGCCACACTTAAGTCAATTCGCGCATCGGTACCTGAAGCAAAATTTCATATCACCCCGGGCAATTCGATAGATTTATATCGGAGCCTTATCAATGGTGATATTGATGCTGCAATAATGGTTATGCCACCCTCAGCTATTCCTAAGTCGTTGAGGTACTGGGTACTGAGGGATGAACCCTTGGCTTTACTTCATCATAAAAGCATCAAGGGAACCCTTACCGACATTCTTGATAACAAGCCTTATATCCGGTATGACCCAAGCTGTTGGGGAGGCCAGATGCCTGAGTTATTTATGGTTGAAAAAGGGATGACCAAAAATACCATCTTCGATCTAGATTCACTTGAAGCGATTGCTCAACTGGTTTCTGAAGAGGTTGGAGTGTCAATGGTTCCGATCTGGGCTGGATTAGAGCTGTTTGATGAAACCATCACCACGCTGCCTATCCCTGATAAAAAATACCATAGAAAAATGGTGTTAATGAGTGCTTATCACCCCAGACAACCAAGGCTGCTAGAACTATTTATGAAGCACTTGGGCGAACTAGACTCGGTTGATTTACAGAAAGATCTGTAA
- a CDS encoding D-alanine--D-alanine ligase translates to MSQTNLLLLCGGGGDEHAISLMSAKFFETSLAKLAHINLLKVELDAQGHYRTSDGELCELTNRKQIRFDDVSKVSWPVDYVIPCIHGYPGETGDIQSYFELINLPYFGCDSEASRNCFNKVTAKMWFTALGIPNTPYIFLNDFNDDAINQAKRALTSWGSIFIKAASQGSSVGCYRVDSKEELTESLKQAFNYSPYVIVEKTIEARELEVAVYEKNGEIIATQPGEIICGTNTFYTFDEKYAENSQAETKVVADISESVSQEIREYAVKVFKGMKLSHLSRIDFFLTQDNEILLNEINTFPGLTPISMFPKMLQNHGDDFSDYLNRNIMDQLSKNV, encoded by the coding sequence ATGAGCCAAACGAATCTACTATTATTATGTGGTGGCGGTGGGGATGAACATGCAATCTCATTGATGTCAGCGAAATTTTTTGAGACCTCATTGGCCAAACTTGCCCATATAAACCTATTGAAAGTCGAACTTGATGCACAGGGCCATTATCGAACTAGCGACGGTGAACTCTGTGAACTGACCAATCGCAAACAAATACGTTTCGATGACGTGAGTAAAGTATCCTGGCCTGTGGATTACGTCATTCCCTGCATTCACGGTTACCCTGGAGAAACAGGTGATATTCAATCCTATTTTGAGCTGATCAACTTGCCCTATTTTGGTTGCGATTCAGAAGCGAGTCGTAATTGTTTCAACAAAGTCACGGCTAAGATGTGGTTCACGGCACTTGGGATCCCCAATACCCCTTATATTTTCCTCAATGACTTTAATGATGACGCTATCAATCAAGCCAAGCGGGCTTTAACATCTTGGGGCTCGATATTCATCAAGGCCGCGTCACAAGGCTCATCTGTTGGTTGTTACCGTGTAGACAGCAAAGAGGAATTAACTGAGTCATTGAAGCAAGCTTTCAACTATTCGCCTTATGTCATCGTCGAAAAGACCATTGAAGCCAGAGAGCTTGAAGTGGCCGTATACGAGAAAAACGGCGAAATTATCGCGACTCAGCCAGGTGAGATCATCTGTGGGACAAATACCTTCTACACTTTCGATGAAAAGTACGCCGAGAACAGTCAGGCCGAAACCAAAGTGGTTGCCGATATCAGTGAGAGTGTGAGCCAGGAGATCCGTGAATATGCAGTCAAGGTATTCAAAGGCATGAAACTCAGTCACTTGTCCCGTATCGACTTTTTCCTCACCCAAGACAACGAAATTCTTCTCAATGAAATTAATACTTTCCCAGGGCTCACCCCTATCTCCATGTTCCCCAAGATGTTACAGAATCATGGCGATGATTTCAGCGATTACCTCAACCGCAACATCATGGACCAACTGAGTAAGAACGTCTGA
- a CDS encoding substrate-binding periplasmic protein — protein MCGSKGVTRLLTVLLTIIFLSALSLKAETLQILTYEESPFALKVGKTHKGLLVDMLKELFSRTDLQYELKFIPLKRAIITTERMPGHCVLPVGRSQEREASFHWISPVLVSRYGLYSRDDVIIPLTTLSDAKPYKIGSFLGSGIGEYLTDLGFNVELASVSAQNLRKLKRARIELWAAELISAREQMLKQAMNFGEPELIFYTSLRAMACNREMSLEVKLKLDKALTSMYRDGYMSELYLEYGVEI, from the coding sequence TGCTTTATCTTTGAAGGCAGAAACCTTGCAGATCCTCACCTATGAAGAGTCGCCTTTCGCCTTAAAGGTTGGTAAGACACATAAAGGCCTGTTGGTGGATATGCTCAAGGAGTTATTTTCCCGTACTGACCTTCAATATGAACTTAAGTTTATCCCACTTAAACGAGCCATCATAACCACAGAAAGGATGCCAGGCCATTGCGTGCTTCCCGTTGGACGTAGTCAGGAGCGGGAAGCAAGTTTTCACTGGATAAGTCCGGTACTGGTATCGCGTTATGGCCTCTACAGCCGAGATGATGTCATCATTCCCCTAACTACGCTCAGTGATGCTAAACCTTATAAGATAGGGAGTTTTCTGGGCAGTGGCATAGGAGAGTATCTCACTGACCTTGGTTTCAACGTCGAGCTGGCCTCTGTGAGTGCACAAAACTTACGTAAGCTTAAGCGTGCCAGAATTGAACTCTGGGCTGCAGAGTTGATCAGTGCCCGAGAGCAGATGCTGAAACAGGCAATGAACTTCGGTGAACCCGAGCTTATTTTCTACACTTCACTGCGGGCAATGGCATGTAATCGAGAGATGTCCTTGGAGGTAAAGCTGAAGCTGGATAAGGCATTGACCAGCATGTACCGTGATGGCTATATGAGTGAGCTCTATCTTGAATATGGCGTGGAAATATAG